A region of Thermodesulfobacteriota bacterium DNA encodes the following proteins:
- a CDS encoding DUF4186 domain-containing protein, whose translation MRNLDRLFERLGRSAFRSRFRLRGRELEYLRAKGLDAVLDHARSFVDERLAPAGIPNDGRQTPMRNHPAFIAQHATATCCRKCLEKWHGIPREGRELTPEEREYVVSVIRKWLSVYA comes from the coding sequence ATGCGAAATCTCGACAGGCTCTTCGAGCGTCTCGGGAGGTCCGCCTTCCGCTCGCGCTTCCGCCTCCGCGGCAGGGAGCTCGAATACCTCCGCGCTAAAGGTCTCGACGCCGTCCTCGACCACGCCCGCTCGTTCGTAGACGAGCGCCTCGCGCCCGCCGGCATCCCGAACGACGGCAGGCAGACCCCGATGCGTAACCACCCCGCCTTCATCGCCCAGCACGCGACTGCGACGTGCTGCCGGAAGTGTCTCGAAAAGTGGCACGGCATTCCGCGCGAGGGCCGCGAGCTCACCCCGGAGGAAAGGGAATACGTCGTCTCCGTCATCCGGAAATGGCTGTCGGTGTACGCGTGA
- a CDS encoding alcohol dehydrogenase, translated as MKANVYHGARDVRIETVPDPVMKSDGDVILRITKSAICGSDLHFYRGNIPLDEGFVVGHEFMGVVEDAGKGVKNFKKGDKAVAPFWVGCGVCPNCRKGYPTACAGGGGCFGFGEALGGFWGGQAEYVRIPFADTTLEKVPSEIADDSVIFLGDIFSTAFFCAEWGNIKPGDTVAVFGDGPLGLLATASAGLFGPSKIITVGHHDFRLDVAKKLGADYVINSKNGDPVEQIMGLTNGEGVDVALECIGSNQAVLDAMKVARPGGTISFIGFMVQELPVPMLDFYLKDLTFRGGVCPAKNYILKLLPLIESGKIDPTAVITHDLPLADTPRGYELMDSKAENAIKVVITP; from the coding sequence ATGAAGGCTAACGTATACCACGGCGCGAGGGACGTGAGGATCGAGACGGTCCCCGATCCGGTAATGAAAAGCGACGGCGATGTAATACTCAGGATCACGAAGAGCGCGATCTGCGGCTCGGACCTGCACTTCTACAGGGGCAACATCCCGCTCGACGAGGGCTTCGTCGTCGGGCACGAGTTCATGGGCGTCGTCGAAGACGCCGGCAAGGGCGTAAAGAACTTCAAAAAAGGCGACAAGGCCGTTGCCCCGTTCTGGGTGGGCTGCGGCGTCTGCCCGAACTGCCGGAAGGGCTATCCGACGGCGTGCGCGGGCGGGGGCGGCTGCTTCGGCTTCGGCGAGGCCCTCGGCGGGTTCTGGGGCGGGCAGGCCGAGTACGTCCGGATACCCTTCGCCGACACCACGCTCGAAAAGGTGCCGTCCGAAATCGCGGACGACAGCGTAATCTTCCTCGGCGACATATTTTCGACGGCGTTCTTCTGCGCCGAGTGGGGCAACATAAAGCCGGGCGATACGGTGGCGGTATTCGGCGACGGGCCGCTCGGGCTTTTGGCCACGGCCTCGGCCGGGCTCTTCGGCCCCTCGAAGATAATCACGGTCGGACACCACGACTTCAGGCTCGACGTCGCGAAGAAGCTCGGCGCCGACTACGTCATAAATTCTAAGAACGGCGACCCCGTCGAGCAGATTATGGGCCTCACGAACGGCGAGGGGGTGGACGTCGCGCTCGAATGCATCGGCTCGAACCAGGCCGTTCTCGACGCGATGAAAGTCGCCCGTCCCGGCGGCACGATATCGTTCATAGGCTTCATGGTGCAGGAGCTCCCGGTGCCGATGCTCGACTTCTACCTTAAAGACCTCACGTTCAGGGGCGGCGTCTGCCCGGCGAAGAACTACATCCTGAAGCTACTGCCGCTCATAGAGAGCGGGAAGATCGACCCTACTGCCGTCATAACGCACGACCTGCCGCTGGCCGACACGCCGCGCGGATACGAGCTCATGGACAGTAAGGCCGAGAACGCGATAAAGGTGGTCATAACGCCGTAA
- a CDS encoding nuclear transport factor 2 family protein has product MAARENEKVVERLIGCINGRNVAVMDELFHEDAVMEWPQSGERIVGGDNRRAIYGAFPGLPTITPRRMVSAGEVVVAEATLDYGGDSVYKCVFVFEFRDGKIAKETAYWSRPFDAPGWRAGWVEKMDG; this is encoded by the coding sequence ATGGCGGCGAGGGAGAACGAAAAGGTGGTCGAAAGGCTCATAGGCTGCATCAACGGCAGGAACGTGGCGGTAATGGACGAGCTGTTCCACGAAGACGCCGTGATGGAATGGCCGCAGTCGGGCGAAAGGATAGTCGGCGGCGACAACAGGCGGGCGATATACGGGGCGTTCCCCGGCCTGCCCACGATAACGCCAAGGCGCATGGTGAGCGCGGGCGAGGTCGTCGTGGCCGAGGCCACGCTCGATTACGGCGGCGATTCGGTGTATAAGTGCGTATTCGTCTTCGAATTCCGGGACGGAAAGATAGCGAAGGAGACGGCCTACTGGAGCCGGCCCTTCGACGCCCCCGGGTGGCGTGCCGGCTGGGTCGAGAAGATGGATGGATAG
- a CDS encoding IPTL-CTERM sorting domain-containing protein: MKKILSAFSAVFLLLVVLVPVHRAEAVCVRANGLDWCYNDQACGEACNEVCAALGLQVIEDDQVWFEAQNSAAECQAISEALGLGGSISFFPGRYDCLEDEPGNHTVGGGLLGQLYCSSADSCPLNHRTGMDQQGDPCGPSSRRSICPCEALPDQIIDLTPESSSGPAGSEQTVTASVTEEGSPVEGALVTFRVVSGPSEGKRSGVYGICSPNPDCTTGPDGLLSWTYSSFAVGTDTVTASFEGSEGEVISSPVEVIWTVLPIPALSEWGLIAAASLMGVAGYIVVRRRKAAA, translated from the coding sequence ATGAAAAAGATACTCTCTGCCTTTTCCGCCGTTTTTCTTCTTTTGGTTGTGCTTGTTCCCGTGCACCGCGCAGAGGCCGTTTGCGTCAGGGCCAACGGGCTCGACTGGTGTTATAACGACCAGGCCTGCGGCGAGGCGTGTAACGAGGTTTGCGCGGCGCTCGGCCTGCAGGTCATCGAAGATGACCAGGTATGGTTCGAGGCTCAGAACTCGGCGGCTGAGTGCCAGGCTATAAGCGAGGCGCTCGGTCTGGGAGGCTCCATATCTTTCTTTCCCGGGCGATACGACTGCCTCGAAGATGAGCCCGGCAACCATACGGTCGGCGGGGGGCTGCTCGGCCAGTTGTACTGCTCGAGCGCGGATAGCTGCCCGCTCAATCACAGGACCGGAATGGACCAGCAGGGGGACCCGTGTGGTCCCAGTTCCAGGCGTTCGATCTGTCCGTGCGAAGCGCTTCCCGATCAGATCATCGACCTGACCCCGGAATCTTCCTCGGGCCCGGCGGGCTCGGAGCAGACTGTCACGGCCTCTGTGACGGAGGAAGGCTCGCCGGTTGAGGGAGCTCTCGTAACGTTCAGGGTCGTTTCGGGTCCGAGCGAGGGGAAGAGGAGCGGTGTTTACGGAATATGCTCGCCTAACCCCGACTGCACGACAGGCCCCGACGGCCTCTTGTCGTGGACCTATTCCAGCTTCGCCGTCGGCACGGATACTGTAACCGCCTCATTCGAAGGCTCTGAAGGTGAAGTAATCTCGTCTCCCGTCGAAGTGATCTGGACGGTTCTCCCGATACCTGCGCTTTCGGAGTGGGGTCTCATCGCAGCGGCGTCGCTCATGGGCGTTGCCGGATACATAGTCGTCCGCAGGAGAAAGGCGGCGGCGTAG
- a CDS encoding IPTL-CTERM sorting domain-containing protein, with protein MGPNQQARIDIISTDADPFTVSSGLLLNVFQTLPGDPLTLGYTPVDFDLSQFAGQSVTFRAAQVNSGSQFNFAIDDVSCIAPASPIPTLGEWGVMAMAGALGIAGLLYARRKRAAAV; from the coding sequence ATGGGCCCAAACCAGCAGGCGAGGATCGATATAATAAGCACCGATGCCGACCCGTTCACGGTTTCGTCCGGCCTGCTCCTGAATGTATTTCAAACACTGCCCGGAGACCCGCTGACTCTGGGCTACACTCCGGTCGATTTCGACCTCTCCCAGTTCGCCGGGCAGTCCGTTACGTTCAGGGCGGCGCAGGTGAATAGCGGCAGCCAGTTCAATTTCGCAATCGACGATGTGTCCTGCATAGCGCCGGCCAGTCCCATTCCCACCCTCGGCGAATGGGGCGTGATGGCCATGGCCGGAGCGCTCGGAATCGCGGGGCTGCTATACGCGCGCAGGAAGCGTGCGGCGGCTGTTTGA
- a CDS encoding FUSC family protein, whose protein sequence is MDISSSLRSVLIYAAIAVAGYFLGSSFTALFHDSSSAVGGFWSVISGVIVYDDIRTNVLRSAKLRSIGSLIGAAVSGAYLHFFAFSLPGFAACLGAGALICYLLRLPDHIKLTGVTISVVMMVSVTTGNQAPIENAALRFFESVIGAGVAVSAAYMAGVLSSKRADT, encoded by the coding sequence ATGGACATATCTTCCTCGTTGCGCTCGGTGCTGATTTACGCTGCGATAGCGGTCGCCGGATATTTTCTGGGATCTAGTTTTACGGCCCTGTTCCATGACTCTTCTTCAGCGGTCGGCGGCTTCTGGTCGGTCATTTCAGGCGTGATTGTCTACGACGACATCCGCACCAATGTCCTGCGCTCGGCAAAGCTCAGGTCAATCGGATCTCTTATCGGCGCGGCCGTGAGCGGTGCGTATCTCCATTTCTTCGCTTTCTCCCTGCCCGGGTTCGCTGCGTGCCTTGGCGCGGGCGCGCTCATATGTTACCTGCTCAGGCTGCCCGACCATATCAAGCTCACAGGTGTAACCATATCGGTCGTCATGATGGTGTCCGTCACGACGGGCAACCAGGCCCCGATAGAAAACGCGGCGCTCAGATTTTTCGAGTCGGTGATAGGCGCGGGCGTAGCCGTTTCGGCCGCATACATGGCCGGCGTGCTGTCTTCCAAACGTGCGGACACGTAA
- a CDS encoding N-6 DNA methylase, whose translation MLEKYISEIFATSSNEDAREESFYHALKNLLEEYAAGINKKNVQVTTLPKRTEAGNPDFRVWDGKQQIVGYIEAKFPETDLNRIEDSEQLRRYLETFPNLILTDFFEFRLYRNGQLIDKVRIGRPYTLSKLKAAPPLENEAGFYSLLEKFFSFSLPKILSAKSLAIELAKRTRFLKDEVITQELKEEEDGQGKKFITGFYEAFRKYLIAGLTKEDFADLYSQTITYGLFAARTRSENGFNRKLAYNNIPHTIGILREVFSFISLGEVPQQMEWIIDDISEVLAETNVKKILHDYFREGRGKDPIIHFYETFLSEYDPATRERRGVYYTPEPVVSYIVRSLDIILKEKFGEPDGFAGSSVTVLDPAAGTLTFPAEAAKLAVGEFVSKYGEGGKENFIREYILRNFFAFELMMAPYAIGHLKISFLLEELGYKLKEDDRFKLYLTNTLEMEDLEQTDLPGMASLSEESHLAGKVKKEQPILVIMGNPPYYGHSYNASDKYITLTSKNGKERRKKVKTWIGELIEDYKVIDGKPLGEKNPKWLQDDYVKFIRFAQWKIDLEGEGVLGFITNHGYLDNPTFRGMRQSLMKSFDEIYILDLHGNIKKKEKSPDGSKDENVFEIMQGVSIGIFIKNKRACEKKFFYAEIWGAQKAKHDWLRDNNLTTTRWKELHPKPEPYLFVPRNEELLGSYEKWRKITEIFPVNSVGIVTARDSLTIKWSHEEVWQTVLNFSKLDSEIARQAYYLGKDTRDWKVELAQKDLLKSGLNKELIVPILYRPFDIRYTYYTGNSRGFHCMPRAEVMRHMIKKNVALITARSNKSNILNHFICGNTISEAKSGESTIQSYLFPLYLYPDTEKRDLFSQKGGERKPNIDPDFYKTLNEAYGKELTPEEIFYYIYAVLYSNTYRTRYAEFLKIDFPRVPFTKDHALFGKLAGLGEELVNLHLLKSPGLDSPIARFPIAGDNKVDKPSHNDGRVYINKTQYFDGVEKDVWQYQVGGYQVCSKWLKDRKGRTLTLDDIKHYCKVVTALSKTIEIQTEIDRLYDGVEKSLIELG comes from the coding sequence GTGCTCGAAAAATACATATCCGAAATATTCGCTACCTCCAGCAATGAAGACGCGAGAGAAGAAAGCTTCTACCACGCTCTCAAGAATCTCCTCGAAGAATACGCCGCCGGCATAAACAAGAAGAATGTCCAGGTGACGACCCTGCCCAAAAGAACAGAGGCCGGGAACCCCGATTTCAGGGTGTGGGACGGGAAACAACAAATAGTCGGCTACATTGAAGCCAAATTTCCCGAGACCGACCTCAACCGCATAGAGGACAGCGAACAGTTAAGGCGGTATCTGGAGACTTTCCCTAACCTTATACTCACAGATTTCTTTGAATTCAGGCTGTACAGGAACGGGCAATTAATAGACAAGGTACGGATTGGAAGACCCTATACCCTGAGCAAACTGAAGGCCGCCCCGCCCTTGGAAAACGAAGCGGGGTTTTACAGCCTCCTCGAAAAATTCTTCTCCTTTTCCCTGCCTAAAATCCTCTCTGCAAAAAGCCTCGCCATCGAGCTTGCGAAAAGGACGCGGTTTCTAAAGGACGAGGTCATAACCCAGGAGCTTAAAGAAGAAGAGGACGGACAGGGAAAGAAATTCATCACAGGATTCTACGAGGCTTTCAGGAAATACCTGATTGCGGGGCTTACTAAAGAGGATTTTGCCGACCTCTATTCACAAACCATTACATACGGGCTCTTCGCCGCAAGGACGAGGTCCGAAAACGGCTTCAACAGAAAACTCGCCTATAACAATATCCCTCACACAATCGGGATATTAAGAGAGGTGTTCAGCTTCATTTCCCTCGGCGAAGTACCGCAGCAGATGGAATGGATAATCGACGATATTTCCGAAGTTCTTGCGGAAACGAACGTCAAGAAGATACTCCACGATTATTTCAGGGAAGGCAGGGGAAAAGACCCGATTATTCATTTCTACGAAACATTCCTGTCAGAGTACGATCCCGCGACCAGAGAGAGGCGGGGCGTATACTACACCCCCGAGCCTGTCGTCTCTTATATTGTCCGCTCGCTGGACATAATTCTCAAGGAAAAATTCGGCGAGCCGGACGGGTTCGCCGGCAGCTCCGTAACCGTGCTCGACCCCGCCGCGGGGACGCTCACCTTCCCGGCCGAGGCGGCAAAGCTCGCTGTGGGGGAGTTCGTCTCGAAATACGGCGAAGGCGGGAAAGAAAATTTCATAAGGGAATATATTCTCAGGAACTTTTTTGCCTTTGAGCTCATGATGGCCCCGTATGCGATCGGACATCTGAAAATCTCGTTCCTGCTGGAGGAGCTCGGCTACAAGCTCAAAGAGGACGACAGGTTCAAGCTCTATCTGACAAACACGCTCGAAATGGAAGACCTCGAACAGACGGACCTTCCCGGAATGGCCTCACTCTCCGAAGAGTCGCACCTGGCGGGGAAGGTGAAGAAAGAGCAGCCCATATTAGTCATTATGGGAAATCCGCCGTATTATGGCCACTCCTATAACGCAAGCGATAAATATATAACGCTCACATCTAAAAACGGAAAGGAGAGAAGAAAGAAAGTTAAAACGTGGATAGGCGAGTTGATAGAAGATTACAAAGTAATCGACGGAAAGCCCTTAGGGGAGAAAAACCCAAAGTGGCTCCAGGATGACTACGTCAAATTTATTCGATTCGCACAGTGGAAGATTGATCTAGAGGGAGAAGGTGTTCTGGGTTTCATCACAAATCATGGATATCTCGATAACCCTACTTTTAGGGGTATGCGCCAATCGCTCATGAAGAGTTTTGATGAGATATATATTCTTGACTTGCACGGCAACATCAAGAAGAAGGAAAAAAGCCCGGATGGATCGAAAGATGAGAATGTTTTTGAAATAATGCAGGGAGTGTCTATAGGGATATTTATTAAAAATAAGCGAGCGTGTGAGAAGAAGTTTTTTTATGCCGAGATATGGGGGGCGCAAAAAGCTAAACACGATTGGCTGCGGGATAACAACCTGACAACAACTAGGTGGAAGGAACTTCATCCAAAACCTGAGCCTTACTTATTCGTTCCAAGAAATGAAGAGCTACTCGGAAGTTATGAGAAGTGGCGTAAAATCACAGAGATTTTTCCAGTCAACAGCGTTGGAATTGTAACCGCAAGAGATTCACTTACAATCAAATGGTCCCACGAAGAGGTCTGGCAGACAGTACTTAATTTCTCAAAACTCGACTCTGAAATTGCACGTCAGGCCTATTATCTGGGTAAAGACACAAGAGACTGGAAAGTAGAGCTCGCCCAAAAGGACTTATTAAAAAGTGGATTGAATAAAGAACTGATAGTACCGATTTTATACAGGCCATTCGACATAAGATACACATACTACACGGGCAACTCCCGTGGTTTTCATTGCATGCCGAGAGCAGAAGTTATGCGGCATATGATCAAAAAAAATGTTGCATTAATAACCGCCAGAAGCAACAAGTCAAATATATTAAATCATTTTATTTGCGGTAATACAATTTCGGAAGCAAAGAGTGGAGAATCAACAATTCAGTCATATCTCTTCCCCCTCTATCTCTACCCTGATACTGAAAAAAGAGACCTGTTCAGCCAAAAAGGCGGGGAAAGGAAGCCCAATATAGACCCCGATTTTTATAAAACCCTGAATGAAGCTTATGGAAAGGAATTAACTCCGGAGGAAATATTTTATTACATCTACGCCGTCCTCTACTCGAATACATACCGCACCAGGTATGCCGAATTCCTTAAAATTGACTTCCCGAGGGTTCCGTTTACGAAAGACCATGCGCTATTCGGGAAGCTCGCGGGGCTCGGGGAAGAGCTTGTAAACCTGCATCTTTTGAAATCACCCGGGCTCGATTCGCCGATAGCCAGATTCCCCATCGCCGGGGACAACAAGGTCGACAAGCCCTCTCACAACGACGGGCGCGTTTACATCAACAAAACGCAGTACTTCGACGGGGTAGAGAAAGACGTCTGGCAATACCAGGTCGGCGGGTACCAGGTTTGCAGTAAATGGCTCAAGGACAGAAAAGGAAGGACTTTGACTCTGGACGACATCAAGCACTACTGTAAAGTCGTCACCGCTTTGAGTAAAACGATAGAAATCCAGACAGAAATCGACAGGCTCTACGACGGCGTCGAAAAAAGCCTGATCGAGCTCGGATAA
- a CDS encoding phosphoribosylanthranilate isomerase gives MPPFIKVCGIQSVEEAAGAARAGATALGVLVGVNGDVPDRVTPDAGKRIAASVPAGVTTVMVTHLTDPEEVADIAAYMKVRAVQVHGDMDVRGLRALRSLLPEVLIIKTVHVTGDEAMFRAREFAAAADMLLLDTAAGGKIGGTGVTHDWSVSAGIAGSSRVPVILAGGLGPDNVAAAIERVKPAGVDANSGLEHEDGRKDFEKIKAFVAAARLLTGRT, from the coding sequence ATGCCCCCGTTTATAAAGGTCTGCGGCATCCAGAGCGTCGAGGAAGCGGCCGGCGCGGCCCGGGCCGGGGCGACGGCCCTGGGCGTCCTCGTGGGGGTGAACGGCGACGTCCCCGACAGGGTCACGCCCGACGCCGGGAAGCGAATCGCGGCCTCCGTGCCCGCCGGCGTTACGACCGTCATGGTCACTCACCTGACCGACCCCGAAGAGGTCGCCGACATCGCCGCGTACATGAAGGTCCGCGCGGTGCAGGTACACGGCGACATGGACGTCCGCGGCCTGAGGGCTCTCCGCTCGCTCCTGCCGGAGGTGCTTATCATAAAGACCGTCCACGTCACGGGCGACGAGGCCATGTTCCGTGCGCGCGAATTCGCCGCCGCCGCCGACATGCTCCTCCTCGACACGGCCGCCGGGGGGAAGATAGGCGGGACGGGCGTCACTCACGATTGGTCCGTGAGCGCCGGGATAGCCGGGTCGTCCCGTGTGCCCGTGATACTCGCCGGGGGGCTCGGCCCGGATAACGTCGCCGCCGCGATAGAGCGCGTCAAACCAGCCGGGGTCGATGCCAATTCGGGCCTCGAGCACGAGGACGGGCGGAAGGATTTCGAAAAAATAAAGGCGTTTGTCGCCGCCGCGCGATTGTTAACGGGCCGAACCTGA